From one Erythrobacter sp. HKB08 genomic stretch:
- a CDS encoding PH domain-containing protein: MSEVSVPSTAPRSMAPERPEPVPQHTNSLSVAAQALASLRNALFPMIAVFFGSGSGGFGMMLAIGIGVLIFGIGIIASYLRWMRFTYTVGEQDIRVESGILARAARSVPYERIQDVALEQALIPRLLGLVEVRFETGAGGKDELKLSYLDEAEGERLRELVRARKDGVEASGDTETAEGAPAKAEEQGELLFAMGPTRLVTFGLFEFSLAVFAVLIGLTQQFDFLLPFDLWDFDAWDEQLAGPGAALAGLGPTAQIVGGIIGLAALVVVGFATGVVRTVTRDWDFRLERTAKGFRRRRGLFTRTDVVMPVHRVQALKIGTRMIRRRFGWHGLKFVSLAQDAGNASHDVAPFAQLSEIEPIVRAAGFEPPADDLDWHRASRKFRTDSALIEFAVLALIALGVAIFSPIMELALIPLGIGVLLAARQLFLWQYDRNALTARQLFVRSGWLAPRTEIADRVKLQSVEIRQGPLARARGYATLHLGLAGGSLSAEGLPAERAEELREAILSSIAGTDFSELVA; this comes from the coding sequence GTGAGCGAAGTCTCCGTACCCTCCACGGCCCCGCGCAGCATGGCTCCCGAGCGGCCCGAACCCGTACCGCAGCACACCAACTCGCTGAGCGTCGCCGCGCAGGCGCTCGCTTCGCTCCGCAATGCGCTTTTCCCGATGATCGCAGTGTTCTTCGGCTCGGGCTCGGGCGGCTTCGGAATGATGCTCGCGATCGGCATCGGGGTGCTGATCTTCGGTATCGGCATCATTGCCAGCTACCTGCGCTGGATGCGTTTCACCTACACGGTGGGCGAGCAGGACATCCGCGTCGAAAGCGGCATCCTCGCCCGCGCGGCCCGTTCGGTGCCTTACGAGCGCATCCAGGACGTTGCCCTGGAACAGGCGCTGATCCCGCGCCTGCTCGGCCTCGTCGAGGTTCGTTTCGAGACGGGCGCGGGCGGCAAGGACGAGCTGAAACTCTCCTATCTTGACGAAGCGGAAGGCGAGCGGCTGCGCGAACTCGTCCGCGCGCGCAAGGACGGGGTCGAGGCTTCTGGGGACACCGAAACCGCAGAGGGCGCTCCCGCCAAGGCCGAGGAACAGGGCGAACTGCTCTTCGCCATGGGCCCGACGCGGTTGGTTACCTTCGGCCTGTTCGAATTCTCGCTCGCGGTGTTCGCGGTGCTGATCGGCCTGACGCAGCAATTCGATTTCCTCCTGCCGTTCGACCTGTGGGACTTCGATGCGTGGGACGAGCAGCTTGCAGGGCCGGGCGCGGCGCTCGCCGGGCTCGGGCCTACCGCGCAGATCGTCGGCGGCATCATCGGCCTGGCAGCGCTCGTCGTAGTCGGTTTCGCGACCGGTGTGGTGCGTACGGTGACGCGCGACTGGGACTTCCGGCTCGAACGCACGGCCAAGGGCTTCCGCCGCCGCCGGGGCCTGTTCACCCGCACCGACGTGGTCATGCCGGTCCACCGCGTGCAGGCGCTCAAGATCGGCACGCGCATGATTCGCCGCCGTTTCGGCTGGCACGGCCTCAAGTTCGTCAGCCTCGCGCAGGATGCTGGCAATGCGAGCCACGATGTCGCGCCCTTCGCCCAGCTGTCCGAGATCGAGCCGATCGTTCGCGCAGCCGGGTTCGAGCCGCCTGCCGACGATCTCGACTGGCACCGCGCGAGCCGGAAATTCCGCACCGACAGCGCGCTGATCGAATTCGCCGTGCTCGCGCTGATTGCGCTCGGCGTGGCGATCTTCTCGCCGATCATGGAGCTGGCGCTGATCCCGCTCGGCATCGGTGTGCTGCTCGCCGCGCGGCAGCTGTTCCTGTGGCAGTACGACCGCAATGCGCTCACTGCGCGCCAGCTCTTCGTGCGCAGCGGCTGGCTCGCCCCGCGCACCGAGATTGCCGACCGGGTGAAACTGCAGTCGGTCGAGATCCGGCAAGGCCCGCTGGCGCGTGCGCGCGGCTATGCCACGCTGCACCTCGGGCTGGCCGGAGGTTCGCTGTCTGCCGAAGGCCTGCCGGCCGAACGCGCGGAGGAACTGCGCGAGGCAATCCTCTCCAGCATCGCCGGAACCGACTTCTCCGAACTCGTCGCCTAG
- the purE gene encoding 5-(carboxyamino)imidazole ribonucleotide mutase, which yields MAKGGAKVAIVMGSQSDWPTMCCAAKVLDELGVAYDARIVSAHRTPERMYDFGKSAADEGFHVIIAGAGGAAHLPGMLSALTHLPVLGVPVQSKALSGQDSLLSIVQMPAGVPTATFAIGEAGATNAGLYAAAILALSDEGLSRRLQDWRAARSDAVGERPEE from the coding sequence ATGGCCAAGGGGGGAGCAAAGGTCGCGATCGTGATGGGCAGCCAGTCCGACTGGCCGACCATGTGCTGCGCGGCGAAGGTGCTGGACGAACTCGGCGTCGCCTATGACGCGCGTATCGTCTCGGCCCACCGGACGCCCGAGAGGATGTACGACTTCGGCAAGTCGGCTGCGGACGAGGGCTTCCATGTAATCATCGCCGGGGCCGGCGGCGCGGCGCATTTGCCGGGCATGCTGTCCGCGCTGACGCATCTCCCGGTGCTCGGCGTGCCGGTGCAGTCGAAGGCGCTGTCGGGGCAGGACAGCCTGCTTTCCATCGTCCAGATGCCGGCAGGCGTGCCGACCGCGACCTTCGCCATCGGCGAGGCGGGCGCGACCAATGCCGGGCTCTATGCCGCTGCCATTCTTGCCCTGTCGGACGAGGGTCTCTCCCGGCGCTTGCAGGACTGGCGCGCAGCGCGCAGCGATGCTGTCGGGGAGCGGCCCGAGGAATGA
- a CDS encoding low specificity L-threonine aldolase codes for MGSKQFLSDNAAAVHPRLWEAMRAADEPDAPYDGDAISQELDARFTELFGRECAALWVATGTAANCLALSTMVQPHGGVVCHEEAHIEVDEGGAPGFYLHGAKLLLAGGEGAKITPDGIAAVIDPIRDDVHQVQPHAISLTQASEYGRCYRPEELAAIGALAKERGLALHVDGARFGNAVAFLGCSPAEAVGPAEALSFGFVKNGGMSAEAIVFFDPDLADVARYRRKRAGHLQSKGRYLAAQIVAMLENDLWLDNARAANAAAAEIASSCGGRLMHPVEANELFVRCTAEEREALRAQGFGFYDWGSDAARFVTAWNSDPEAASALAKAIAAL; via the coding sequence ATGGGCTCGAAGCAATTTCTCTCCGACAATGCCGCCGCTGTCCACCCCCGGCTGTGGGAGGCGATGCGCGCGGCCGACGAACCGGACGCGCCATACGACGGCGATGCGATCTCGCAGGAGCTCGATGCGCGCTTCACCGAACTGTTCGGGCGGGAGTGCGCCGCGCTGTGGGTCGCGACCGGAACCGCGGCCAATTGCCTTGCGCTTTCGACCATGGTCCAGCCGCACGGCGGCGTCGTGTGCCACGAGGAAGCGCATATCGAGGTCGACGAGGGCGGCGCGCCCGGTTTCTACCTCCACGGCGCGAAGCTGCTGCTGGCCGGGGGCGAAGGCGCGAAGATCACGCCTGACGGCATCGCCGCGGTGATCGACCCCATCCGCGACGATGTCCACCAGGTCCAACCGCATGCGATCTCTCTCACCCAGGCGAGCGAATACGGGCGCTGCTATCGCCCCGAAGAGCTTGCCGCGATCGGCGCACTGGCGAAGGAACGCGGGCTGGCTCTGCATGTCGATGGCGCGCGCTTCGGCAATGCCGTCGCCTTCCTCGGCTGCTCTCCGGCAGAAGCGGTCGGCCCGGCCGAGGCGCTGTCCTTCGGCTTCGTCAAGAACGGCGGGATGAGCGCGGAGGCGATCGTGTTCTTCGATCCCGACCTCGCCGATGTCGCGCGCTATCGCCGCAAGCGCGCGGGCCACTTGCAGAGCAAGGGCCGCTACCTCGCCGCGCAAATCGTGGCGATGCTCGAGAACGATCTGTGGCTCGACAATGCGCGCGCGGCCAATGCGGCGGCGGCGGAAATCGCCTCCTCCTGCGGCGGGCGGCTGATGCATCCGGTCGAGGCGAACGAGCTGTTCGTTCGCTGCACCGCCGAGGAACGCGAGGCTCTGCGCGCGCAGGGCTTCGGCTTCTACGACTGGGGCAGCGATGCGGCACGGTTCGTCACCGCGTGGAATTCCGACCCCGAGGCCGCTTCGGCGCTGGCGAAGGCCATCGCCGCGCTATGA
- a CDS encoding GNAT family N-acetyltransferase, with the protein MDVTITHTVRGSGGRYTANVADSDHRGYLDWEADGENVRIATHTLVPPPIGGKGIAAMLVEHLVADARRKGFKVEARCSYVAKKFDENPEWSDLRAG; encoded by the coding sequence GTGGATGTGACGATAACCCACACGGTGCGCGGTTCGGGCGGGCGCTATACGGCCAATGTCGCCGACAGCGACCATCGCGGCTATCTCGACTGGGAGGCCGATGGCGAGAATGTCCGCATCGCGACCCATACGCTGGTGCCTCCGCCGATCGGCGGCAAGGGTATCGCCGCCATGCTGGTCGAGCACCTCGTCGCCGATGCGCGCAGGAAGGGCTTCAAGGTCGAAGCACGCTGTTCCTACGTCGCGAAGAAGTTCGACGAGAACCCCGAATGGAGCGATTTGCGGGCCGGCTGA
- a CDS encoding SDR family NAD(P)-dependent oxidoreductase, producing the protein MARMFIFGLGYTAKRIAAALEERGWQVDASGSAGNVDFADEAAVRKALSAASHVLSSVPPDRESGADPVLDRYGDALGHGWLGYLSSTGVYGDAGGAWVDESTPTGGGRRSARTECDAAWLAKGARVFRLPGIYGPERSALDRVREGRANRIDMPGQVFSRVHVDDIVSGVLAALEAPAGAYNLGDDLPASSNAVTEEACRLLGVEPPPLQTMEEADLSPMARGFYAENRRVANGKAKRVLGWQPEYPTYREGLRALMARA; encoded by the coding sequence ATGGCGAGGATGTTCATTTTCGGGCTGGGATATACGGCGAAGCGTATCGCCGCTGCGCTGGAAGAGCGCGGGTGGCAGGTCGATGCGAGCGGCAGCGCGGGCAATGTCGATTTCGCCGACGAGGCTGCGGTTCGCAAAGCGCTGTCGGCGGCGAGCCATGTCCTCTCCTCCGTCCCGCCCGATCGCGAAAGCGGCGCGGACCCGGTGCTCGATCGCTATGGCGATGCGCTGGGCCACGGCTGGCTCGGCTACCTGTCCTCGACAGGCGTTTACGGCGATGCGGGCGGCGCGTGGGTCGACGAATCGACCCCGACCGGCGGCGGGCGACGCAGCGCGCGGACCGAATGCGATGCGGCGTGGCTGGCGAAAGGCGCGCGGGTCTTCCGCCTGCCCGGCATCTACGGCCCGGAACGCAGCGCGCTCGACCGGGTGCGCGAGGGGCGCGCGAACCGCATCGACATGCCCGGACAGGTCTTCAGCCGCGTGCATGTCGACGATATCGTGAGCGGGGTGCTCGCTGCGCTCGAGGCTCCGGCAGGCGCCTACAATCTCGGCGACGATTTGCCCGCCAGCAGCAATGCGGTGACGGAGGAAGCCTGCCGCCTGCTCGGTGTCGAGCCGCCGCCGCTCCAGACGATGGAGGAAGCCGACCTCTCTCCCATGGCGCGCGGTTTCTATGCGGAGAACCGGCGCGTCGCGAACGGCAAGGCGAAACGCGTCCTCGGCTGGCAGCCGGAGTATCCGACCTACCGCGAGGGGCTGCGCGCCCTCATGGCTCGGGCGTAG
- a CDS encoding acyl-CoA dehydrogenase family protein yields the protein MDFTLTEQQRELQDAARKFARAELPELAREMEEKDFSVPREMMRKYGEMGFLGVNLPEEYGGLGLGHLEALLVLEQFAMISNAVAFPIFEALVGPVRTVDKFGSDDLKAKIIPQVCAGEATVAVSMSEPNAGTALTDLTTHAREEGDHFVLNGSKRWTSGAGHAEYYVTYCRLSDAPSAKGIGALLVSKDMEGVSFGAREELMGFRGIETRDIQFDEVRVPKANQIVPAGGFGKLMSAFGLERCGNATQSLGVAAAALEQALQYTQEREAFGKPIVDFQAVQLKLAEMAMKVEAARLLIYRAAVNAENEPGGLPSVYESSVAKCYANEIVRDVTALGMQVMGGYGYHKEYGMEQRLRDAYAWGIAGGAIDVQKTNITAAMIGRRFDQRR from the coding sequence ATGGACTTCACACTTACCGAGCAGCAGCGCGAACTCCAGGACGCGGCGCGCAAGTTTGCGCGGGCCGAATTGCCGGAGCTTGCGCGCGAGATGGAGGAGAAAGATTTCTCCGTCCCGCGCGAGATGATGCGCAAGTATGGCGAGATGGGTTTCCTCGGGGTCAACCTGCCGGAAGAATACGGCGGCCTCGGTCTCGGCCATCTCGAGGCGCTGCTGGTGCTCGAACAGTTCGCGATGATTTCCAATGCGGTCGCCTTCCCGATCTTCGAAGCGCTGGTCGGTCCGGTGCGCACGGTCGACAAGTTCGGCTCGGACGATCTCAAGGCCAAGATCATCCCGCAGGTCTGCGCGGGCGAGGCGACAGTTGCGGTCTCCATGTCGGAACCCAATGCCGGCACCGCGCTGACCGATCTCACCACCCATGCGCGCGAGGAAGGCGATCATTTCGTCCTCAACGGCTCGAAGCGCTGGACCAGCGGGGCGGGGCATGCGGAATATTACGTCACCTATTGCCGCCTGTCGGACGCACCAAGCGCGAAGGGCATCGGCGCATTGCTCGTTTCGAAGGACATGGAAGGCGTCAGCTTCGGCGCGCGCGAGGAGCTGATGGGCTTCCGCGGCATCGAGACGCGCGACATCCAGTTCGACGAGGTGCGCGTGCCCAAGGCGAACCAGATCGTGCCCGCCGGCGGCTTCGGCAAGCTGATGAGCGCCTTCGGCCTCGAACGCTGCGGCAATGCGACGCAGAGCCTCGGTGTCGCCGCAGCGGCGCTCGAACAGGCGCTGCAGTACACGCAGGAGCGCGAGGCGTTCGGCAAGCCGATCGTCGATTTCCAGGCGGTCCAGCTGAAGCTCGCCGAGATGGCGATGAAGGTCGAGGCCGCACGCCTGCTGATCTACCGCGCAGCGGTGAATGCCGAGAACGAGCCCGGCGGCCTGCCGAGCGTCTACGAATCGAGCGTTGCCAAGTGCTACGCCAACGAGATCGTGCGCGATGTCACCGCGCTCGGCATGCAGGTGATGGGCGGCTACGGCTATCACAAGGAATACGGCATGGAGCAGCGCCTGCGCGATGCTTACGCCTGGGGAATCGCGGGCGGCGCGATCGACGTGCAGAAGACCAACATCACCGCAGCGATGATCGGGCGCAGGTTCGACCAGCGGCGATAG
- a CDS encoding DMT family transporter: MNAQQPGGASLLEPRNLAAFILVSLIWGGTWLVIRDQISAVSPTWSICYRFIVAAAGMFMLAKMRGEPFRLGAGAWPWVLALGLFQFSLNFGFVYRAEAYVTSGLVAVIFALLVVPNAVLGKIYLGQPIRREFVIGSSIAAIGVAMLFAQEYRASPATLGEVLLGAALCIGGILSASVANILQATEGAKRQPLLTLLAWSMLCGAVFNGVAALALDGAPQFDPRPEYALGILYLGLAGSVVTFPLYYGLVRKVGAGTAAYSSVVVPVVAMILSTLFEGFVWGPLPAAGAVITLAGMVVAMRGRSAPPPRRATPEP, translated from the coding sequence ATGAACGCGCAGCAGCCGGGCGGTGCGAGCCTTCTCGAGCCGCGCAACCTTGCGGCCTTCATCCTCGTCAGCCTGATCTGGGGCGGGACATGGCTGGTCATTCGCGACCAGATTTCCGCCGTCTCGCCGACCTGGTCGATCTGCTACCGGTTCATCGTAGCGGCTGCCGGCATGTTCATGCTGGCAAAGATGCGCGGCGAGCCTTTCCGGCTGGGAGCGGGCGCATGGCCGTGGGTGCTCGCGCTCGGCCTCTTCCAGTTCTCGCTCAATTTCGGGTTCGTCTATCGGGCGGAAGCCTATGTCACCTCGGGCCTCGTCGCAGTGATTTTCGCGCTGCTCGTGGTGCCCAATGCGGTGCTGGGCAAGATCTACCTCGGCCAGCCGATCCGGCGCGAATTCGTCATCGGCTCCTCCATTGCCGCGATCGGCGTCGCAATGCTGTTCGCGCAGGAATACCGCGCCTCGCCCGCAACGCTCGGCGAAGTGCTGCTCGGCGCGGCGCTGTGCATCGGGGGCATCCTGTCTGCGAGCGTCGCCAATATCCTCCAGGCGACCGAGGGGGCGAAACGCCAGCCGCTGCTGACGCTGCTGGCATGGTCGATGCTGTGCGGCGCGGTGTTCAACGGCGTTGCCGCGCTGGCTCTCGACGGCGCGCCGCAATTTGACCCGCGCCCGGAATATGCGCTCGGCATTCTCTATCTCGGGCTTGCCGGTTCGGTCGTGACGTTCCCGCTCTATTACGGGCTGGTGCGCAAGGTGGGTGCGGGGACGGCCGCCTACAGTTCGGTGGTGGTGCCGGTAGTGGCGATGATCCTCTCGACCCTGTTCGAGGGCTTCGTCTGGGGGCCGCTGCCCGCCGCAGGGGCAGTCATCACGCTGGCAGGAATGGTGGTCGCGATGCGCGGCCGCAGCGCACCCCCGCCGCGCCGCGCTACGCCCGAGCCATGA
- a CDS encoding PH domain-containing protein — MDELTKLDPRYVTVSRISLAASALPILIAAFVLEGVDVLPFGVVIVPVLLIAAFVIIRIPLRRFEARGYSMSEDRLRVVRGLLFRSDTVVPFGRVQHLDVDQGPLERAFDLATLTVHTAGVHNASVRLPGLAHENAVAMREEIRAHIKRETV; from the coding sequence ATGGACGAATTGACCAAGCTCGACCCGCGCTACGTAACCGTTTCGCGGATTTCCCTCGCGGCATCGGCGCTGCCGATCCTGATCGCAGCATTCGTGCTCGAGGGGGTCGATGTCCTGCCTTTCGGCGTGGTCATCGTGCCTGTGCTGCTGATCGCGGCCTTCGTCATCATCCGTATCCCGCTGCGCCGCTTCGAAGCGCGCGGCTATTCGATGAGCGAGGATCGCCTGCGCGTGGTGCGCGGGCTGCTGTTTCGCTCGGACACGGTGGTGCCTTTCGGGCGGGTGCAGCATCTCGACGTCGACCAGGGCCCGCTCGAGCGCGCTTTCGACCTTGCCACGCTGACTGTCCACACGGCGGGCGTGCACAATGCCTCGGTCCGCCTGCCGGGCCTTGCGCACGAAAACGCGGTCGCCATGCGCGAGGAAATCCGCGCGCATATCAAGCGCGAGACGGTGTGA
- the gpmA gene encoding 2,3-diphosphoglycerate-dependent phosphoglycerate mutase, producing MPKLILVRHGQSQWNLENRFTGWWDVDLTEKGVAEAKAAGVLLKDKGVLPTTAFTSFQTRAIKTLHLALEEAGRLWIPETKDWRLNERHYGGLTGLDKQETRDKHGDEQVHIWRRSFDVPPPEMEPGSEYDLSSDPRYAGIDVPKTESLKLTIERVLPYWESAILPVLSSGETVIISAHGNSLRALVKHLSNISDEDITGLEIPTGQPIIYEFDDAMTPGERYYLKDS from the coding sequence TTGCCCAAGCTAATTCTCGTCCGCCACGGCCAGAGCCAGTGGAACCTCGAAAACCGTTTCACCGGCTGGTGGGACGTCGACCTGACAGAGAAGGGCGTCGCCGAGGCGAAGGCGGCGGGCGTATTGCTCAAGGACAAGGGCGTCCTGCCGACGACCGCCTTCACTTCCTTCCAGACCCGCGCGATCAAGACGCTGCACCTGGCGCTGGAAGAAGCGGGCCGCCTGTGGATCCCGGAAACCAAGGACTGGCGCCTCAACGAGCGGCACTATGGCGGGCTGACCGGGCTCGACAAGCAGGAAACGCGCGACAAGCACGGCGACGAGCAGGTCCATATCTGGCGCCGCAGCTTCGATGTTCCGCCGCCGGAAATGGAACCGGGCAGCGAATACGATCTGTCGAGCGACCCGCGCTATGCCGGGATCGACGTGCCGAAGACCGAAAGCCTCAAGCTCACCATCGAGCGGGTGCTGCCCTATTGGGAAAGCGCGATCCTGCCGGTGCTCTCGAGCGGCGAGACGGTGATCATTTCCGCCCACGGCAATTCGCTGCGCGCACTGGTGAAGCACCTGTCGAACATTTCCGACGAGGATATCACCGGGCTCGAGATTCCGACCGGCCAGCCGATCATCTACGAGTTCGACGACGCGATGACGCCGGGCGAGCGATACTATTTGAAGGATAGCTGA
- a CDS encoding 5-(carboxyamino)imidazole ribonucleotide synthase, translated as MIAPGGTIGILGGGQLGRMMAMSAAQLGYHCITYAPEKDSVAAEVCDDFFCNAWDDAQAMAAFAQKCDVITWEFENVPVGPLAPIAPRLACSARALETAQDRLSEKRFVEGLGGKPAAYAKVDTASGLASAVDRLGAPGILKTRRDGYDGKGQWRIDTVRDAEGMRVPDVPTIYEGFVEFDAEFSVILVRGKDGEKRFWDSPENDHRGGILAQSTLPARDVIVKQSEEARALAGHVADALNYVGVLTLEFFATHEGPVFNEMAPRVHNSGHWTIEGAATSQFENHIRAICGLPLGDTSTIAKTVRMDNIIGKDADSAHEHLSDPHAHLHLYGKAKAREGRKMGHVTRTGWDG; from the coding sequence ATGATCGCACCGGGCGGCACGATCGGGATCCTGGGCGGCGGCCAGCTCGGCCGGATGATGGCCATGTCCGCAGCCCAGCTCGGCTATCACTGCATCACCTATGCGCCGGAGAAGGACAGCGTCGCGGCCGAAGTGTGCGACGACTTCTTCTGCAACGCATGGGACGATGCGCAGGCGATGGCTGCCTTCGCCCAGAAGTGCGACGTGATCACCTGGGAATTCGAGAACGTGCCGGTCGGCCCGCTCGCCCCGATCGCACCGCGGCTCGCCTGTTCGGCGCGCGCGCTCGAAACCGCGCAGGACCGGCTGAGCGAGAAACGCTTCGTCGAAGGGCTCGGCGGAAAGCCGGCCGCCTATGCCAAGGTCGATACGGCGAGCGGTCTTGCGAGCGCAGTCGACCGGCTCGGCGCGCCCGGGATCCTCAAGACCCGGCGCGACGGCTACGACGGCAAGGGCCAGTGGCGGATCGACACGGTACGCGATGCAGAAGGCATGCGCGTGCCCGACGTGCCGACGATCTACGAAGGCTTCGTCGAATTCGACGCCGAGTTCTCGGTCATCCTCGTGCGCGGCAAGGACGGCGAAAAGCGCTTCTGGGACAGCCCGGAAAACGACCATCGCGGCGGCATCCTCGCCCAGAGCACCCTGCCCGCGCGCGATGTCATCGTGAAGCAGTCGGAAGAGGCGCGCGCGCTCGCCGGGCATGTTGCCGATGCGCTCAACTATGTCGGCGTGCTGACGCTCGAGTTCTTCGCGACCCACGAAGGCCCGGTGTTCAACGAAATGGCGCCACGGGTGCACAACTCCGGCCACTGGACGATCGAAGGCGCTGCGACGAGCCAGTTCGAAAACCACATCCGCGCGATCTGCGGCCTGCCGCTGGGTGATACCTCGACCATCGCGAAGACCGTGCGCATGGACAACATCATCGGCAAGGATGCCGACAGCGCGCACGAGCATCTTTCCGACCCGCACGCGCATCTCCATCTCTACGGCAAGGCCAAGGCGCGCGAAGGGCGCAAGATGGGTCATGTCACGCGCACCGGATGGGACGGCTGA